In the genome of Nocardia sp. NBC_00416, one region contains:
- a CDS encoding PucR family transcriptional regulator, producing the protein MAERELQRLVDTLAEQLGRSVVLDDPEVNLIVASRHFGDADEQRVRAVLQRDVGGAAIGYILGQGVTRWNAPGVIPARDDLGMKSRLCQPIRWQGQLLGLLLVIDGDQSITEMEKQEVVRTGREIGVLLLGELLGQDRLRRELEATVADLLGPDPARRAATIRELERHGALRQAPHVSVTAMEPVRDSTSADATETALALRIATSGVARARSGYAVGVVLDSRGVLLQTWDRPPGPDRLCEQAGALRDAFTRVLGEGTASLVGIGRTRDQLLDAHRAYSEAEIALRAADRVAVFRGTALAEELGPLELILKIPDSELTESLLPEPLVRLRAHDPHGRLVHTLRCYLDHAGSSPATAEALHLHRTSLYYRLQRIEEFSGVDLADGRVRLTLHLGMHVLDVLG; encoded by the coding sequence ATGGCGGAACGAGAACTACAACGCCTCGTCGACACCCTCGCCGAACAACTCGGCCGGTCGGTGGTGCTCGACGATCCCGAGGTGAACCTCATCGTCGCGAGCCGCCACTTCGGCGACGCGGACGAACAGCGGGTGCGCGCGGTCTTGCAGCGCGACGTCGGCGGCGCCGCGATCGGCTACATCCTCGGGCAGGGGGTCACCCGCTGGAACGCGCCCGGCGTGATCCCTGCCCGCGACGACCTGGGCATGAAGAGCCGCTTGTGCCAACCGATCCGCTGGCAGGGGCAGCTCCTGGGGCTGCTCCTGGTGATCGACGGCGACCAGTCCATCACCGAGATGGAGAAGCAGGAGGTGGTCCGCACCGGCCGCGAGATCGGCGTTCTGCTGCTGGGTGAGCTGCTCGGCCAGGACCGGCTGCGCCGGGAGTTGGAGGCCACGGTCGCAGACCTGCTGGGACCGGATCCGGCCCGCCGTGCCGCGACGATTCGCGAGCTGGAGCGCCACGGCGCCCTCCGGCAGGCTCCGCATGTCTCGGTGACCGCGATGGAGCCGGTCCGGGACAGCACCTCCGCCGACGCCACCGAAACGGCTCTGGCCCTGCGGATCGCCACCTCCGGGGTGGCTCGCGCCCGGTCCGGATACGCAGTCGGCGTGGTGCTGGACAGCCGGGGGGTGCTACTGCAGACCTGGGACCGGCCCCCGGGCCCGGACCGGCTGTGCGAGCAGGCCGGCGCACTGCGTGACGCGTTCACCAGAGTGCTCGGCGAGGGAACGGCCTCGCTCGTGGGTATCGGCCGGACGCGTGACCAGTTGCTCGATGCTCATCGTGCCTACTCCGAGGCCGAGATCGCGCTGCGCGCCGCCGACCGGGTGGCCGTGTTCCGAGGAACCGCGCTGGCCGAGGAACTCGGCCCGCTGGAACTGATCCTGAAGATCCCCGACAGCGAGCTCACCGAATCGCTGCTGCCCGAGCCGCTGGTGCGGTTGCGCGCCCATGACCCGCACGGGCGTCTCGTGCACACCCTGCGCTGCTATCTCGATCACGCCGGCTCGTCACCGGCGACGGCCGAAGCGCTGCACCTGCACCGCACCTCGCTCTACTACCGGCTACAGCGCATCGAGGAGTTCAGCGGTGTCGATCTGGCCGACGGCCGCGTCCGCCTGACGCTGCATCTCGGAATGCACGTCCTGGACGTTCTCGGCTGA
- a CDS encoding NAD(P)-dependent oxidoreductase produces the protein MTQTDPFLRPSPDRAAPPTVGIVGVGAMGLPMARRLHAHGFSVRAVDISPARVAQCRAEGMQADDDLGIVAGSDIVLAMVATGAQLRELLTAPVVTGGGLRGAVLVVMSTVGPELLRDAASVSERHGLRLLDCPVTGGVAGAADGTLTLFAAGAEETLTDARRALEVVGTVHLVGPRLGDGQSFKLVNQMLAGIHLAAAGEAIAFAERLGLDPVLVQRLLPTGAASSWMLADRGPRMCLPAQQRPTETRLSVFVKDSGLVRAAAEDSGAHAPLTRAAGRAWAQAAELGFGDGDDSGIVEVFRRG, from the coding sequence GTGACGCAAACCGACCCCTTTCTCCGGCCGAGCCCGGACCGCGCCGCCCCGCCGACCGTGGGCATCGTCGGCGTGGGCGCCATGGGCTTGCCCATGGCCCGCAGGCTGCACGCACACGGGTTCTCCGTCCGGGCCGTCGATATCTCGCCCGCCCGGGTCGCGCAGTGCCGTGCCGAGGGTATGCAGGCCGACGACGATCTCGGCATCGTCGCCGGCAGCGATATCGTGCTGGCGATGGTCGCCACCGGCGCCCAGCTCCGAGAGCTGCTCACCGCCCCGGTCGTCACGGGCGGCGGCCTGCGCGGCGCGGTACTGGTCGTGATGAGCACGGTCGGTCCCGAATTGCTCCGCGACGCGGCCTCGGTATCGGAGCGCCACGGCCTGCGCCTGCTCGACTGCCCGGTCACCGGCGGGGTCGCCGGTGCCGCCGACGGGACGCTCACATTGTTCGCTGCCGGTGCGGAGGAAACATTGACCGACGCGCGCCGGGCGCTCGAGGTCGTGGGCACCGTCCACCTGGTCGGACCGCGACTCGGTGACGGTCAATCCTTCAAGCTGGTGAACCAGATGCTGGCCGGCATCCACTTGGCCGCCGCGGGCGAGGCGATCGCGTTCGCCGAGCGGCTCGGTCTCGACCCGGTCCTGGTGCAGCGACTACTGCCGACCGGCGCCGCATCGTCGTGGATGCTCGCCGATCGTGGTCCGCGCATGTGCCTGCCCGCGCAGCAGCGCCCTACCGAGACCCGGCTGTCGGTGTTCGTCAAGGACAGCGGTCTGGTGCGCGCCGCCGCCGAGGACAGTGGCGCGCACGCCCCGCTCACCCGCGCGGCCGGCCGGGCCTGGGCACAGGCCGCCGAGCTCGGGTTCGGCGACGGCGACGATTCCGGGATCGTCGAGGTCTTCCGCCGCGGCTGA
- a CDS encoding MFS transporter yields the protein MMSLSTAAALRPVVRRKVLVRLMPFLLLCYFVNYLDRSNIGIAGPNGMNDALGLTATMFGIASGIFFIGYILLEVPSNLALHKFGARVWIARILITWGIVAALTAFVQNATMLYCLRFLLGVAEAGFTPGILLYLTYWFAQRDRAQAFALFLVGIPLSSTIGSPLASWLVQSGEGLFGLEGWRFMILVTGVPAMLLGVACLFLLPDRPANARWLTAAEREVLEADVAADAGEEKSGHSVRGVLGNRKVWLLGLGYFGLVYGLYAISFFLPTIIDGFQNRFDVEYSIFEVGLLTAVPYGCAVVFTLFWAWHSRAKDEVPLHVAGSALLGTVGILLAIWVDSPYGILVGVAIAAMGLCSGIPLCFGMSTKFLAGTAAAAGLALVNTVGNLGGFAGPYLFGWVKDLTGSDDMGLYLIAGLSAMSAVIAWVVSRWRSLGDAAAESGSLPTAPTPVQVH from the coding sequence ATGATGTCCCTTTCCACTGCCGCCGCGCTGCGCCCTGTCGTTCGCCGCAAGGTGCTGGTCCGGCTGATGCCGTTCCTGCTGCTCTGCTATTTCGTCAACTATCTCGATCGCAGCAATATCGGTATCGCCGGTCCGAACGGTATGAACGACGCGCTGGGGCTCACCGCGACGATGTTCGGCATCGCCTCGGGAATCTTCTTCATCGGTTACATCCTGTTGGAGGTCCCCAGCAATCTGGCGCTGCACAAGTTCGGCGCCCGGGTCTGGATCGCCCGCATCCTCATCACCTGGGGGATAGTGGCCGCGCTGACCGCCTTCGTGCAGAACGCCACGATGCTGTACTGCCTGCGGTTCCTGCTCGGTGTGGCCGAGGCCGGTTTCACCCCGGGCATCCTGCTGTATCTCACCTACTGGTTCGCGCAGCGGGATCGGGCCCAGGCTTTCGCGCTCTTCCTGGTCGGCATCCCGTTGTCGTCGACGATCGGCTCGCCGCTGGCCTCCTGGCTGGTGCAGAGCGGTGAGGGCTTGTTCGGCCTGGAGGGTTGGCGGTTCATGATCTTGGTGACCGGGGTACCCGCGATGCTGCTCGGTGTGGCGTGTCTGTTCCTGCTGCCCGATCGTCCCGCGAACGCCCGGTGGCTGACCGCCGCCGAACGCGAAGTACTGGAAGCCGATGTCGCGGCAGACGCCGGCGAGGAGAAGTCCGGTCACAGCGTCCGCGGTGTGCTGGGTAATCGCAAGGTCTGGTTGCTCGGGCTGGGCTATTTCGGTCTGGTCTACGGCCTGTACGCGATCAGTTTCTTCCTGCCCACGATCATCGACGGATTCCAGAACCGCTTCGACGTCGAGTACTCGATCTTCGAAGTCGGATTGCTGACGGCGGTTCCCTACGGGTGCGCGGTGGTCTTCACCCTGTTCTGGGCGTGGCATTCGCGTGCCAAGGACGAGGTTCCGCTGCATGTGGCGGGTTCCGCGCTGCTGGGCACGGTGGGTATCCTGCTCGCGATCTGGGTCGATTCCCCCTACGGCATCCTCGTGGGCGTCGCGATCGCCGCGATGGGCCTGTGCTCGGGTATACCGCTGTGCTTCGGCATGTCGACGAAATTTCTCGCGGGCACCGCGGCGGCAGCGGGCCTGGCGTTGGTCAACACGGTGGGAAACCTGGGCGGTTTCGCGGGGCCCTACCTCTTCGGGTGGGTGAAGGACCTCACCGGCAGCGACGATATGGGCCTGTACCTGATCGCCGGCCTGTCGGCGATGTCGGCGGTGATCGCGTGGGTGGTGTCGCGGTGGCGATCGCTCGGTGACGCCGCCGCAGAATCCGGGAGTCTCCCGACCGCTCCCACTCCGGTGCAGGTCCACTAG
- a CDS encoding family 1 glycosylhydrolase produces the protein MGSLNRRRFLTTSATAAGVLAFGAGRAAARPAPPVEVAALGPDFLWGVASSGFQSEGRAPDSNWTRYIAAGKTEDPYLDSVDFYTRYRSDVELAAELGVRVYRIGIEWARVQPRPGEWDENGFRFYDDVIGAIRAAGMRPMLTLDHWVYPGWEFDRGGWRRAGMVDDWLANARTVVDRYAPHDPLWITFNEPAAYLMNEARHGGIGVIDIPAVQDRMAAAHNAVYDHIHQVQPGAMVSSNVPYIPTAEDVVNGAFLDRIGAKIDYVGIDYYYGFSPESVLAQFPDPGKLWTLSLQSEGIYYALDHYARRFPGKPLYIVENGMPTENGRPRADGYTRADLLRDTVYWLQRAAADGMNLMGYNYWSLTDNYEWGSYTPRFGLYTVDVRNDPGLTRRRTDAVAAYTAITRAGGVPGDYRPTRAPARCSIADGLASCTDQVTVPR, from the coding sequence ATGGGTTCACTGAACCGTCGTCGATTTCTGACCACCAGCGCTACCGCCGCCGGCGTCCTCGCCTTCGGCGCCGGCCGGGCCGCGGCCCGGCCCGCTCCCCCGGTCGAGGTCGCTGCGCTGGGTCCCGACTTCCTGTGGGGCGTCGCGTCTTCGGGGTTCCAGTCCGAGGGACGGGCGCCGGACAGCAACTGGACGCGCTATATCGCCGCCGGGAAGACCGAGGACCCCTACCTCGATTCCGTCGATTTCTACACGCGCTACCGGTCCGATGTCGAACTCGCCGCGGAACTCGGAGTGCGGGTGTACCGAATCGGGATCGAATGGGCGCGAGTACAACCGCGGCCCGGCGAATGGGACGAGAACGGATTCCGGTTCTACGACGATGTCATCGGCGCCATCCGCGCGGCCGGCATGCGGCCGATGCTGACCCTCGACCACTGGGTGTATCCGGGCTGGGAGTTCGACCGGGGCGGCTGGCGGCGCGCGGGAATGGTCGACGACTGGCTGGCGAACGCCCGGACTGTCGTCGACCGGTACGCGCCCCACGACCCGCTGTGGATAACGTTCAACGAACCCGCGGCCTATCTGATGAACGAGGCGCGACACGGCGGCATCGGGGTGATCGACATTCCCGCCGTGCAGGATCGGATGGCAGCCGCGCACAACGCCGTCTACGACCACATCCATCAGGTGCAGCCGGGGGCGATGGTCAGCAGTAACGTCCCCTACATCCCGACCGCCGAAGATGTCGTGAACGGGGCATTCCTGGACCGTATCGGCGCGAAAATCGACTATGTGGGGATCGATTACTACTACGGCTTCTCCCCCGAAAGTGTGCTCGCCCAGTTCCCCGACCCCGGGAAACTATGGACGCTGTCATTGCAATCGGAGGGTATCTACTACGCGCTCGACCACTACGCGCGCCGTTTCCCCGGCAAACCTCTCTACATCGTCGAGAACGGGATGCCGACCGAGAACGGCCGGCCGCGCGCCGACGGGTACACCCGGGCCGATCTGCTCCGCGACACCGTCTACTGGTTACAGCGCGCGGCCGCCGACGGCATGAACCTCATGGGCTACAACTACTGGAGCCTCACCGACAACTACGAATGGGGTTCCTACACACCGCGGTTCGGGCTGTACACGGTCGATGTCCGCAACGATCCCGGCCTCACCCGCCGTCGCACCGACGCTGTAGCGGCCTATACCGCCATCACCCGCGCGGGCGGCGTGCCCGGAGACTACCGGCCCACCCGGGCCCCGGCCCGCTGCTCGATCGCGGACGGGCTCGCCAGCTGTACAGATCAGGTCACCGTACCGCGCTGA
- a CDS encoding MerR family transcriptional regulator, translating to MATDELMERALAMLGDEDDDPASIEVIHRLSNAADIEAPMTIAEVAGMLDVSPHTLRYYERVGLIEVGRDSSGYRAYDTEAVRRLVFLTRMRLSGMPMRDLQHYIGLVDAGENTAPERLDMLIEHRDMIRRRIRALTLSLAATEYKIATYGGRTGPDV from the coding sequence GTGGCGACAGACGAATTGATGGAACGGGCACTGGCAATGCTCGGCGACGAGGACGACGACCCGGCCTCGATCGAGGTGATCCACCGTCTCTCGAATGCCGCGGACATCGAGGCGCCGATGACCATCGCCGAGGTCGCGGGCATGCTCGACGTCTCGCCCCACACCCTGCGCTACTACGAGCGTGTGGGGCTGATCGAGGTCGGCCGCGACAGCAGCGGTTACCGCGCCTACGACACCGAAGCGGTACGGAGGTTGGTGTTCCTGACCCGGATGCGGCTGTCCGGCATGCCGATGCGCGATCTTCAGCACTACATCGGGCTCGTCGACGCCGGGGAGAACACTGCGCCGGAGCGGCTCGACATGCTGATCGAGCACCGCGACATGATCCGCCGCCGTATCCGCGCACTGACCCTGTCGCTCGCCGCGACGGAGTACAAGATCGCCACCTACGGCGGCCGCACCGGCCCCGACGTCTGA